The Panacibacter microcysteis DNA window TTTAGCAGTTCAGAGAAAATAAATCCACCTGTTACTGCAGGAACAAAAACTGTGTTATTGTTTACAGGTAAAGTAGAATATGCATCATAACGACCTGTAGTTCCTAAAGTAAGGAAATTGTTATAGGTAGCGTCTATGCTATAATAAGCAGAATGAACTTCTGTAGCCCAGTTATCGTATTCAGAAAACTTATTGTATAGATTGTTATAGCTATAAAAATCTTTCTGTATAAACGGACCACCGTACAGATGGCTCATTGAGTATTGGTTTTTCCTGAGGTTTGCACCAACGAGTGCATTTACTTCAATACTGTTAAACTTCTTGCTCGCACCAACAATGCCATCCACATTTAGCTCAAACCTTTCTGATTTATCAAGATTTTGCAGATAACCGCTGGCGAAAACATTGTTTACAGTGGTGTTCCTGTAAGCTGTACCCCAAGGCTCTATTTTGAAAGCATTATCGTGAATAAGGTCATATCCTACCCTTGCCTGTGCATACAACCAATCAGTAAAATTATATTTCAATGCAACTGATGAGATCATTCTTTTCCGTCCGATATTGTTCTGGCTTTTATTTACCACGAACCATGGATTTTGGGAATAGATTCCACCCACAACAGTTTCAAGACCGGTTGTCAGGTCGTAACCGGGTGCCAGTGTTGCCTGGTCAATATTTGGCGCAAGAAACCTTACATTATTTACGTTCATCGGGGCATCACTTAATGCAGCGATGTTTTCGCTTTCCTGGTTGATGAAGTTAATATATGCCTGTACTGATAGCTTTTCTGTAATGTTCTGATCTGCATTCAGGCTGATACTGTAACGTTTTAAACCGCTGTTTCTAACAATACCTGTATTGTTTAAGTAAGTTAATCCAATACGGAATGAACCGGTTTCAGAGCTTTTTGATAGTGCTATAGAATTTGTCAGAGAGTTGCCAGTCTGGTAAAAGTTCTGAATGTTATCTTTTACTGCGCTGTAAGTGTAGTTTTTGCCATCGTATCCGAGGATTTGGCTACCATCCAACTTAGGACCCCACGCAGAATACGCCGTGTTGATCGCATCAGTTTGGGTTGCAGGCTTTGCCCCCTGATCGCCCTGACCATATACATACTGAAAATCGGTAAGGTTCATTGCCATGTCGGCCATGTAATTAAGGTTATACTCAACAGAAAAGTCTTTTCTGCCTTTTTTACCACCTTTTGTAGTGATCATAATAACACCATTTGTAGCTCTTGAACCGTATAAAGCTGATGCAGCCTGGCCTTTTAAAACAGTGATTGATTCTACATCATCAGGGTTGATGTTATTAATACCATCTCCATTATCAGAACCGCCCCACTCACCAGCACTACCTCGCTGACTATTGTCCATAGGTATGCCGTTGATTACGAACAGCGGAGAACCTGACCCTGTCATACTTGGTAAACCTCTTAAAAGGAGTTTGGAAGTACCACCCGGTCCACTGTTAGTACCTCTTACACTAAGACCAGCTACCTGGCCGCCTAATGAATTGGCAATATTTGTCTCCCTGGCTTTGTTCATAGCGTCTCCGCTAACTGAAGTAACTGCGTAACCTAGTTTACGGGCCTGCTTTGATACCCCAAGCGCTGTAACAACAACTGTATTTAATTCATTTTGAGATTCAGACAAAGTAACATTTATTGTACTTTGTCCATCGATTGCAATTTCACGCTGGGCATAACCCACGCCGGAAAATACGAGTGTTCCATTTGATGGAGCAGAAAGATTGAAGGATCCATCCGCTTTGGTAATTGTTCCTTTGCTGGAACCTTTCACCAAAACATTAATACCTTCAATGCCGGAACCAGCACTGTTTGACACTTTGCCGGTAACCGCAACATTCTGGGCCGTAGAGACAAGTGTGGCCGCGATGAATGCAAAAAGAAGGAGCAGTTTTTTCATCGTTTCTTAGCAGTTTAATTTAAAGAAATGGTTTTTGTTAAAAGATTTTAAACAAATCTTTATCAAAATAAAATATTTTTACAATCAGTAATGTATTTAGTAAAATAATTGCTAATTAATTCCCATTATTAGAATATTTTTAACCATCCTTCTTAATCAATGAATTATTCAGTTTTTGGACACCTTAGCGGTGCCGAATTATCAGGAGTTGCTTTTAAAGAGCATTTGCATAAGAAGAAAATCATTGCGCAGTTAAGCATGCAGAAGGAATCTACTATCTCCGAACTGGCAGATCTTTTAAATATAAGCGTACCCAAAGCAAATGATGTAACAATGAGCCTGGTAGACGAAGGTCTTGTAAAAGAAGCCGGCCATAAAACAGAAGGTGTCGGGCGCAAAGCAACGATCTATACCCTTAATCAACATAGCTGTTACTTTTTGGGGGTGGAAATCAAGAAGTATAGCCTTAACCTTGCCCTGATGGGTTTCGATAAAAGTATTGCAGAGTCCAGACTGAATATTCCATTCCCGTTTAGCACGCCACATGATTCGCTTGATGCCATCGTAAAAACGATTACTGATTTTTTGGAACACTCTTTAATTCCAAAAGAAAAGATAGTAGGAATGGGGTTAAGTGTTGCCGGCCGTATAAATGTAAAAAACGGCGAAATACTAACGATTTACCATTTTGAAGATGCACCGGTAAAAAAAATACTGGAAGATGCAACAGGTTTACCGGTCTATATAGATAACGACAGCCGTACCATTGCCTATGGCGAATATTATTTTGGCCGAAAAAAATACCCTGAAAATGTAATTGTCATTAACCTGGACTATGGCCTTGGCACAGGAATTTTTGTTGAAGGCAAGCCTTTATACGGGGCGTCTGGCTATGCAGGTGAACTGGGTCATATACCTTTATTCAACAACGAAAAGATTTGCCTTTGCGGCAAAAAAGGCTGTATGCAAACAGAAGCTTCCGGTATGGCACTCATTGAACTGATAACCGGTAAAATGCAGGAGGGCAGTAACAGCCGCCTTAAACATATTCTGCAAAAAAAGGGCTTTATTGAACTGGAGGATGTAGTGGAAGCCGTGCATCTTGGCGACAACCTGGCAATTGAAGGTGTAACGCGTATCGGTACTAATCTGGGTAAAGGTCTTGCCGTAGCCATCAATCTTTTTAACCCAAATGTTATAGTTATTGGCGGGAAATTGTCTGCATTGGGAGACTCTTTACTTTTACCTGTAATTCAATCATCAATTTTTCAATATTCTCTAAGTCTTGTAAATACGGATACAGAGATCATTGTTTCCAGGATAAATGAAAAAGCCGGCCTGCTGGGTTGTTGCCTGCTCGTAAGGGACAAAACGCTTGGCCTTGTGTAATTGCATTTAAAACCAAATTTATTCTATTGCAAACATGAAAGCACTCCAAACCGAAATTTCCAGCCTGCTGCATAGTTATATTGGTGTTATTGAAAGAAACGAGCCTTATTTTAAATCACCCTTTCACTATCACCCGGAGTATGAACTGGTTTATGTAAAAGAAAGTACAGGTAAGCGCATTATTGGCGATAAACTCGATACATTTTCTGGTGGCGATATGGTATTTATTGGCGCAAACCTGCCCCACGTATGGCTAAATGATGAGATCTACCACAAAGAACAGTCTACACTCCAGGCACGGTCGATTGTTCTTTACTTTAATAAAGAATTGTTCTCTAAAAATTTTTACGAACTGCGTGAAAGTGCTAAAATTACAGACCTTTTCAACCGTGCATCAAGAGG harbors:
- a CDS encoding SusC/RagA family TonB-linked outer membrane protein, which encodes MKKLLLLFAFIAATLVSTAQNVAVTGKVSNSAGSGIEGINVLVKGSSKGTITKADGSFNLSAPSNGTLVFSGVGYAQREIAIDGQSTINVTLSESQNELNTVVVTALGVSKQARKLGYAVTSVSGDAMNKARETNIANSLGGQVAGLSVRGTNSGPGGTSKLLLRGLPSMTGSGSPLFVINGIPMDNSQRGSAGEWGGSDNGDGINNINPDDVESITVLKGQAASALYGSRATNGVIMITTKGGKKGRKDFSVEYNLNYMADMAMNLTDFQYVYGQGDQGAKPATQTDAINTAYSAWGPKLDGSQILGYDGKNYTYSAVKDNIQNFYQTGNSLTNSIALSKSSETGSFRIGLTYLNNTGIVRNSGLKRYSISLNADQNITEKLSVQAYINFINQESENIAALSDAPMNVNNVRFLAPNIDQATLAPGYDLTTGLETVVGGIYSQNPWFVVNKSQNNIGRKRMISSVALKYNFTDWLYAQARVGYDLIHDNAFKIEPWGTAYRNTTVNNVFASGYLQNLDKSERFELNVDGIVGASKKFNSIEVNALVGANLRKNQYSMSHLYGGPFIQKDFYSYNNLYNKFSEYDNWATEVHSAYYSIDATYNNFLTLGTTGRYDAYSTLPVNNNTVFVPAVTGGFIFSELLKNPGILQFGKLRASYASTSNELSEAYRTQIYYSLQTNNYNGIPLGTYDLSLPNGLLKPFVVNEIELGTELHFFKGKLNLDVAWFTKKTKNEIMGATISRSSGYGSGYVSTGSTKNSGIEILISGTVVKSGNFSWKPSLNITKVQNKILSTTEDNSNINLGQARETLGNLITAYVVGLRGPQILGYDYRRDAAGNIVVDGSGIPLAAATVTPLGSVLPTFYGGFNNEFTLTRDISFSFLVDYNFGNKVISMTSRSAMSAGLLKETLVGREGGLVVDGVTESGEKNTTNVSAQSYYTALASRITALHVKDGDFVKLRQVALTYNFPAKTIQRTKVFKGAQLSFTARNLFILYKKAENIDPEESFGSSINYYGIEGRNLPSARSIGVNLKVTF
- a CDS encoding ROK family protein, whose translation is MNYSVFGHLSGAELSGVAFKEHLHKKKIIAQLSMQKESTISELADLLNISVPKANDVTMSLVDEGLVKEAGHKTEGVGRKATIYTLNQHSCYFLGVEIKKYSLNLALMGFDKSIAESRLNIPFPFSTPHDSLDAIVKTITDFLEHSLIPKEKIVGMGLSVAGRINVKNGEILTIYHFEDAPVKKILEDATGLPVYIDNDSRTIAYGEYYFGRKKYPENVIVINLDYGLGTGIFVEGKPLYGASGYAGELGHIPLFNNEKICLCGKKGCMQTEASGMALIELITGKMQEGSNSRLKHILQKKGFIELEDVVEAVHLGDNLAIEGVTRIGTNLGKGLAVAINLFNPNVIVIGGKLSALGDSLLLPVIQSSIFQYSLSLVNTDTEIIVSRINEKAGLLGCCLLVRDKTLGLV